Proteins encoded by one window of Xenopus tropicalis strain Nigerian chromosome 6, UCB_Xtro_10.0, whole genome shotgun sequence:
- the znf33b gene encoding zinc finger protein 33B (The RefSeq protein has 1 frameshift compared to this genomic sequence): protein MNAQNVGKRSRKKKTLIIHYRVHTGEKPFMCTECGKSFRQKQHLTEHQLSHTGEKPFMCTECGKSFRTKQQLTEHQLIHTGEKPFVCTECGKSFRVKHILTDHQRLHTGEKPYACTECDKHFNQRSSLIKHQRIHTGVKPFVCMECGKSFSNKSNFQGHQRIHTGEKPFSCTECEKCFTTKTKLSCHYKIHTGEKPFSCTECGKRFTTKAKLSSHYMVHTGEKPFACADCGRRFVLKGNLTKHQRTHV from the exons ATGAAtgcccagaatgtgggaaaacGTTCtcggaaaaaaa cacttattattCATTACAGAgtccacactggggagaaaccattcatgtgcacggaatgtgggaaaagtttcag gcAAAAGCAACACCTTACAGAACACCAATTAtcacacacaggggagaaaccattcatgtgcacggaatgtgggaaaagtttcaggaCAAAGCAACAACTTACAGAACACCAATtaattcacacgggggagaaaccattcgtgtgcacagaatgtgggaaaagttttagaGTAAAGCATATCCTTACAGATCACCAGAGACttcatacaggggagaaaccctatgcATGTACAGAATGTGATAAACATTTCAATCAAAGGAGTAGCCTTATCAAGCACCAGAGGATTCATACAGGGGTAAAACCATTTGTCTgcatggaatgtgggaaaagcttctccaaCAAGAGCAACTTTCAAGGCcaccagagaattcacacaggagagaaaccattttcttgcacagaatgtgAGAAATGTTTCACCACAAAGACCAAGCTTAGCTGCCATTACaagattcacacaggggagaaaccattttcttgcacagaatgtgggaaacgttTCACCACAAAGGCCAAGCTTAGCAGCCATTACatggttcacacaggggagaaaccctttgctTGTGCAGATTGTGGGAGACgttttgttttaaagggaaaccttACCAAACACCAGAGAACTCATGTGTGA